TACGGTGATGATGGTGGAGGCATATAAGAGATCAAGGCCTTCCTCATCACAACCTTAGGGGGCGTGCGAATTTTCCGGTGTTCGGCACTCCTAGTTCCCTTCTTTCAAAAGGACGGTATACCAAGCCCCAATTCACTTTGCATTTCGCCCTGGTGGTTTTGTTCGAACCGGACCAAAGGAAGGCACGCTCGATCTTGTTATTATTGTGGAGGGTACTCAGATGGATGATGAGGGTGGGTGATGTAGTAAGGTGACACACCCAATGGTGGTGATGTTGCCCCCATCCCAAGGAATTAGATTGGATGCCACTTTGTCTTCAAGGTACTGAAAGCCAAACCGAGAGGGGAAGCCCTAAGTGTCTCATCGGGAAGGAGGTTCTTTGCGGCAGGAAGATTTTGAAGGATTCACCCAAGATTGAGGTAGCCACAACAAATTGGGACGACCAAGCTCTTTGAAAGTTGGTAGCGAGGCTCGTGGTATCGCCGAAACATTATAGGATACCGGAGAGGTTGTTAATATCACACTTGATGGGTGCCATGAAAACCGCCACACCGTCCACGTATAGGGAGGTTCGAATCAAGGTACCACGACGTCGAATCTTGCGGAGAAGGCCCCCTTATAGTTTCCAAGTCAAGAAGATGTTGAAGGGGATCTATTGCAATGACGAATAgaaggggagagaggggggccCACTTTACTAAGGCCCCTACCATGCTTGATTGGAGGGCCGACCACGCCTTTTAGTAAAGACAATATAGATTTAATAATATAGACATCCACCACATTATGGATTTTGGTAAGATTTAATTTTATTGAGCATGGATAGGAGAAGTCAAAAAAGTTTTGATTCAGTTGAGTTTTTGGTGagatttgatttgatttgggtATGGGTAGTGAAAGGCAAGAGTTTTTTTGATTTGACTGAGATTTTGATAAGATTTGATTTCATTGAGTCAATGCATGGCATGGTTTTGGGGAAGTACCAATTTGATTTAGATTATTCCAAGTTACTCTAtttgtattattattttttgcacCATCGGGTGAGATTActagaaaaataacaaataaatcAAAGAATGAAGGGGCATGGGAAGGAAAAAGTCAAAGAGAAGGCGGACGTGATACACCAACTCTTCTTTAATAGTAGAGATTTGTCGTCCATAACTATATGTAGATAATAAAGTTTATGCGACAGTGAAAAGCAACCCCCAATGATCTAAGTGGAAAAGCACCCACAAAGTGGGGACAATCTACCAACATTTCGAAACAAAAAAGCGAAATACAGTAACTCTTTTTACTACTGAAAACGACGAAGCaaagttcaaaaaaaaaaaaaaaccgaCGAAGCAATCAATCAATCAGTCACTCCTAAATTCACTAGCAGTTCTTGTCGGCTGTGACGGGCTTGCACTTGACCTCCTGGAACACGACGGCCGGCGTGCCCGGCGGCGCGAGCTGCAGCACCAGCGGGCATTTGGCCTCGAACTTGCACTTGGTGTAGTGCGCCTGGTACCTGACCTCGCCCGACACCGCCACCTCCACCTTGAACATCCCCGTCGCGTTCTCCGCCTTGAACTCGGCCACGCCGGCGTTGCCTAGCGCGACGTAGCCGCCGTCGTCGCCGGAGACGAGGTGGTACACCTGGGTGTCGCCGGCGGGCTGCGTGGACCCCGCCTCGGCGAGCCTGATCCGCTCGAAGGGCTGGCCGTCGAAGCTGTAGCGGGCCTCGAGCTGCTTGGTGTTCTTGACGCTCATGGCCCAGTTCTTGTTCCGGACGGTGAGCGTGAGCGAGAGGTTGTAGGCGAACGCGGTGGCCGGGGAGACGGCGAGCGCGAGGCGCGTGAGGGAGGCGTCCCGGACGATGACTTCGGCGTGGCGGATGAAGCCGTAGGCGGCGAGGAGCACGGCCAGGAGGACGGCGCCGGCGAGgacggcgaggcaggcggcgcaGCAGAGGATGGCCTCGCGCGCGTCGTAGGAGACGCAGGGGCAGCAGCGGTCGCAGAATGCGTCGTAGCAGCCGCACTCGCTGCAGCACATGGCTCGCTCAGCCTGGTTTCTTGAGCTAGATGGATCTTGTTGGACCGGGGCTGGGAGTGGCAGGAGGAAGAAAGCTAGCTACGTGACGTGAGCTAGCAGCAGGTGGGTGGCGGCTTTGGATGAGGGAAGAGAACCCGATCCCTGACGGACAGCAGCGGCAAAGCAGCGAGGTGCCCGGCGAAAATTCTAAACGAACGGGACTTTCACGTTGGATTTGCCATGTGCTGGTGCCTGATGTTCGGGTGTTATGGGGATAGGGCGCATAGCCTCCCATCGTGAGGCTACTCGTCAGATTTTGACACCTGAATCTCTATTTTTATTTGTAATGACGCAGTTAATAGGATTGCGTTCAGATTTTTTTCATTTCACCACTTTCATCTGGTTTTTTTCTTGACTGGTTTTTTTGTCCCttctcatcatcctttttctacGGATTTATTTTCTTCTCCATGCTTTCTTTGTAAACCAGCACTTTTCTAAGGTACAAAAAAACACATGTCTAACTTTCCTAAATTAACCGATTTCTTCCAtcaatgcaatttgctttaggaaataaAATAACGAATTTTAAGAAAACAAATAACGGAATTTAAGAAAAAAACTGATTAGCTACTTAACCGATATATATCTAAACCTTCCTTCTCCAAAGAAAAACCAATCAACAGTTATGAAAAGAATCATGACTTACCTTTTCTTCTCCAATTCTTCCCATTCAATCTCCGAATCTTTATTGTTCTACTTCCTGCCTTTCCCATGCCGCTGGGATGCGTGTGCACgcgggagccgccgccgctgggGACGTGGACGCACACGGCAGCGACCGCTTGCTGCCCAGTTTCCGGCGGTCCGGCCACCACCGGCTCCTCCAGCACATGGATTCCTTTGTCCCCGGAATCTCCGTCCACCGATCTCGCCGCTTTGCCCTCCCTCCACGACCAGAATCCAGCTCTTGCCGCCGACCGACCACCAGCTCTTGCCGCGAGATCGCCACACATCCTGCCGCACGGATGTGCCGGTCATCCTCCAGCCATTGAGGCGTTGGAGTGGGTCAACGTTTTTTTTAGTTAACTGTTAGTACATTGCCTTGTGCTGGTAGGTACAGTTTGCGCATTTTTATTCACGTACTACTTTGTTTCAGTTGAAGGAAAAGGGGTGTGTGGTACAGGAAGTTTTAATTCTAGAATTACACATCTAAAAATTGGTTGTAGATTCATGGGGTTTCGTGTCAAACTATATCAGATTACAAGAACTTGCATATAGGTAGGAAGCAGCAAATTAACTCATACATGGTCTAAATTGTACCTGAGGATTTATTACGAATTCGTATCTGGTCTAACTTGTGTAACGCAACTGTAGTGTATACAGATAGGAAGCGGCAATGGTCTCAAAAAAGAGATAGCAAGCAGCAATGGTCTAAAAAAAGAGATAGCAAGCAGCAAATTAGCTAATATCAGGTACGAGACTGAGTACTTATGTTTGTTCAATGTTTACTTACTATACTTTTAGAGCTGAGTAGAGTACCCATGGTCGTGCCGTGAGGGACTCGAAATTTGCAATCTCCTGTGGTTTATATGATTTGTAGTCCGATAAGGACGTCAACATATCCACCAGCTATCTCGTTGTGTGGGTCACAGCCAAGCACTATGAACTTGTACAACTTTATTTAGACCAGTGCATATTACTTTTTATCTCTTGAGCACCGTAGTATTGTTGTGGGTTCATGGAAGTACAGTTATACAGTTGATGATTGGTTCCCTTCTTTGTGGTCATGCCTTACCATTGGTATTGCTCCTGGCATTTATATTGTTTTTTAATTATATGTGCAGCCCGAGACATATCTGCTGATGCATGACCTTCTTCTGTCATGAAACAACCTGGTCTTGATGTCTTTTAGGTCATCTACTTTTTTTTTTTGATGTATTCATATCCTTGCACAGTACCAAAGGCATGTTCCCATGGACTAGGCTGGGCAGTCATCTTCTTCTGTGAGTTCACTGCTGCAGCTTTAGTAGTCAATTAATCAATCAAAACAACGACCTCCTTGTGTTTGGTGCAATGCGCTTATCCCTTTACACCCACTACGAGTGGCAACTGAACATATGGGTAAGCGCCCATGCTTCTCTTTTGACTTTGCGTTTGTGTGCATGGCAATAACTATCCATATTTTTTATTTCTGTTATAGTTTGAATATCCCTGGGATACCAAGAATGTAATTCATTGTTGAGATGGCTAAAATTTTGATAGGAATCGATTGAGGATATGTGTTATGGTTGGTGGTTTGGCTAAATTAATTGTTCTCAGATGGTTCATGTTAACTTAAAAACATCCTTAAGACGCAAAATCTTCTGCACTATTACAAAAGCATGCTTTTTTTTATGTGTGTATTAATTTTCAAATGGATCTCCCATTCTGATAATGCCATTTAGGGGATTTCGTGTAAGATATCGGTTCTTATCCCCTTCATTCTTTCGCTTGATCTGGCATTCCAGAGCATGAATGTTATGTTTCTTGTTTGAACTATATTGTACCAAAAGGAACGGAAGGACAGAAGCTTACCTAGGGGCAGAGGATCAAGGGCATCCAGTTCTTGCATCGAAGGATCATACCTGATTTATTCGGGACTAATCTGGGGATCAACAAATACAGGCCATGAGGTGAACAGGCTAGGGCAATAGGCCATGAGCAAATGCAGAAgaagcctgatacgtctccaacgtatctataattttttattgttccatgctattatattatctgttttggatgttttatatgcattaatatgctattttatatgtttttgggactaacctattaacctagagcccagtgccagtttctgttttttccttgttctagagtttcgcagaaaaggaataccaaacggaataaaactttcgcaatgatttttattggaccagaagacactcatgagacttggagtgcaagtcagaagagccacgaggcagccacaagggtggagggcgtgcccaagggggtagggcgtgccccccaacCTTGTGGCCCCCTCGTTGACCTCCTAACcgagatcttcctcctatatatatactcttataccccaaaaacatccaggggagccacgaaaccacttttccaccgccgcaaccttctgtacccgtgagatcccatcttggggccatttccggcatcctgcgggagggggattcgatcacggagggcttatacatcaacaccattgcctctccgatgaagcgtgggtagtttacctcagacctacgggtccatagctagtagctagatggcttcttctctctctttgattctcaatacaaagttctcctcgatgttcttgaggatctattcgatgtaatactattttgcggtgtgtttgccgagatccgatgaattgtggatttatgatcagcttatctatgaatattatttgaatctcctttgaattcttttatgcatgatttgatatctttgcaagtctcttcgaactattgatttggtttggccaactagattggtttttcttgcaatgggagaagtgcttagctttgggttcaatcttgcggtgctcgatcctagtgacagaaggggaactgacacgtattgtattgttgccatcgaggataaaaagatggggttttcatcatattgattgagttaattcctctacatcatgtcatcttgcttaaggcgttactccgttctttatgaacttaatactctagatgcatgctagatagcggtcgatgtgtggagtaatagtagtagatgcagaatcgtttcggtctacttgacacggacgtgatgcctatattcatgatcattgccttagatatcgtcataactttgcgcttttttatcaattgctcggcagtaatttgttcacccaccataataattcctttcttgagagaagcctctagtgaaacatatggcccccgggtctattttacaacATATTAGTTTTCCGTCAACTTGCTAATTTCTGTCACCGTTCccttattttgcaatcttttactttttattccataaaccaaaaataccaaaaatattactttactgtttatccgtctctatcatatctcactttgcgaataaccgtgaagggaataacaacccctttgtcgcgttggtggcaagttggtgtttgtttgtgtaggtattcggtggcttgttgcgttgtctcctactggattgataccttggttctcaaaactgagggaaatacttacgctactttgttgcatcaccctttcctcttcaagggaaaaatcaacgcaagctcaagaggtagcaagaaggatttctggagccgttgtcggggagatctacgccaagccaagacataccaagtacccatcataaactctcatccctcgcattacattattcgccatttgcctctcgttttcctctctccacttttaaaacgattttcaaaaagattcaccttttctttgcccttcttccgttcggcttttcgtttgccttgatgtcttatttggctcgtttgctcgtttggttggaataaTTGTGTATTTATTGCAAATCAGAGAACCTAAgatttatggatcctcatccgcttgccaatctttttaagagatccaattatgatgaacctattgctagtgagttgagtgcactaaattatctttatgaggttttgcttgaaattcgtgaatcttaaaattgtgatgaagtgttgaaagaagaaaATCATAAAGTGATTCACGTTAGtgccttgaataaaaagcatgattgcgaTGATGATTccattaatgtcaattgtgttaatgatatgcaaaaccctaagcttggggatgctagttttggtatgtccactatttgttgccccatgattggggtgattcttcttatgatcttgaaaatttgtttaagccccatgatgaatatgagattgataatagtgtttgaaataatattgaaagtgggtttggaagagtgtcaactttagatcccacatatttggagaatgttcagtcttatgatttttttgataaaagtgggtttggagaggt
The Aegilops tauschii subsp. strangulata cultivar AL8/78 chromosome 3, Aet v6.0, whole genome shotgun sequence genome window above contains:
- the LOC123497505 gene encoding uncharacterized protein; protein product: MCCSECGCYDAFCDRCCPCVSYDAREAILCCAACLAVLAGAVLLAVLLAAYGFIRHAEVIVRDASLTRLALAVSPATAFAYNLSLTLTVRNKNWAMSVKNTKQLEARYSFDGQPFERIRLAEAGSTQPAGDTQVYHLVSGDDGGYVALGNAGVAEFKAENATGMFKVEVAVSGEVRYQAHYTKCKFEAKCPLVLQLAPPGTPAVVFQEVKCKPVTADKNC